The stretch of DNA TCAATGGTCGGTCTACATACTCTTTCTCTGAGTATTTAACCTCCTCGCTTGCAAAGCTCATGGTCGTGACCAGTGACAACACTGCAATCAATAGGGTTCGAAGCATTTATACATTCCTTATATATTTAATCTTTGTTAACTGTATCTCTTAATCGCAAGACAAGCTAGAAAGTTGGCAATTCTGCCTTCTCCTTATTGGAATTAACACTCTAAAACATCATTGATTATTATAAAACACCTGAAGCAACATCATTAATTTCTAAATTATAAAAATACCGCGTAATACTGTTCTATATAATTAATTCGCGATGCGAATATACCAAGAGTTGATTTATTGCATCGAGATGAATCTTATATTAATAACGATCAGAGCGAGGTTAATTTGAACAATCCACGATACGATTTAATGAGCCGGGTGCTGCACTGGGTCATGGCATCTGTCATCATCTATGCAACAGTCGCAGGGTATGTGATGCACTATGTCACCAGTCATCCAGAGCTATTTTCTTTTCTGTCAGTGCTCAACATGTCATTGGCGACCATTGCGACGCCATTATTCGTGGTTCGTTATGTCTGGAGCCACTTCCGGTCATCACCAACCATGCCACTGTCTGTGCCTGAAGGGCAAAAATGCGTTGCTAAACTTGCTCACTCCCTGATGTATCTAGTGATGTTTATGGTTTTCAGCACCGGTTATTTGATGCTGAAAGAACCTTATTCGTTATTCTGGTTAGTGATCGTGAATAACCCAATTACCGATCCTGCAATCAACGGCTTCTTTTTCTATTTACATCGTGCCAGTTGTATTGCCCTAGCCTGTTTAGTTGTTCTTCATGTTTGTGCTGCACTTAAACACCACTTTGTCTCTAGGAACTATGTATTGAAGATGATGATTTAAATTTTGTAGGGATATTTAAGTAATATAAGTGATGTTCTCAGTATTCGAGGTAATCATCTGCTTTAAAAAATTCAGCATGGTTTACACAAACAAAAAAGCCATAGCATGTTTCGCTATGGCTTTCTTATTTCAATTTGATTACTTGGTTTGGGTATCAAGCATCACTTGCCAGTATTCACATTTGGCCAAGAACTCTTTTAAATATAGCTCTGGGTTCGCAAGCTTCTCACCGCCTTTAACATCAGCCCCAGTCACTCGCCAAAAGCAACGAGTTACCAAGTTTCGGTGGTAAATAAAATCGTTAAGTTCATTGGCCTTCAAAGGAAGTTGCTCACCAAACGTCTGTTCGTATAGGCTCAGCATAGAGGCTTGCTCACTTGGCTTTTCCCTTAAAAAGGTATCCAAATCCAAACCTAACGACTGCTGCTGTTGTTCCTTTGGCAGTGCTTTAGCTAATTTAGAGATAACACTGAACAGAGCCAACTCAACTTTTTGAGACGCTAATAACGATGCCCCTAAAAGCGCATGTTCATTGGAAATGTGTTGCTCTGTTGATGAAGCGGTTGCTGTTGTCACTGTGTTAACCTCAAATAATCATAACGGGTGTTACTGAACTGGATAGAGCCTTTTCATTACGCTGAATCTTATTCTTGTAATTAAGAAGAATCTTACAGTTAAGCAGAGTCTTGTATCTAAGCAAAGTCTTACAGCTAAGCAGAGTCTTTTAGCAGAACGCGGTCAGCATCAATAATGGTGAAGCCCGATGCATCTTCATTCTTTTCGACTTGCACTAAACCTTTAAAACCAACCTGCGACAACTTCTTCGCAAGGTGATCCGGTGCTGTTTCAAAAACAACATCCATAAAAGGTAAAGACTCAGCATCAACAAAACCATGCTCGTTAAACAGTTCCATTGCTTGAGATAAATGGTCTGAGTCGGTTAATTCGATAATTTCTACAACTTCTTCCAACAACATTTTCGATTCCATATTCGCCAGAAAGTGACTGACACAAGCACTTACGTTTTGCTCGCATACATCCCGATGTACGAAGACACCCCTTTAGTAGTAGGGAGATCATAACATATTAATAATCGAAAAATATGTTTAATTTCCCAACCTCTTGGGAGTATTAGAAAACAATAGAAACTGGTGAAGCATAGACAAGGCCAATTTATCTCATCGAAAGCAACAGCCTAAATTTGAGGCAATCAGGCTACCGTAACCTGGGAATCGCCCGTTTCGACAATCGATTCATTCAACAACCCTGCGTAAATTCCATTGTATGCCACCAGCTGTTCATGATTACCTTGCTCAACAATTTCACCCTTTTCCAATACCAGAATCGTATCCGAGTGACGAACGGTACTCAAACGGTGCGCAATCGCAATCACGGTTTTTTCCTTGAACAGGCGCTGCATCGCTTTTTGAATGAGGTCTTCAGTGATTGAATCTACCGAACTGGTCGCCTCATCAAGCATCATCAATTGACCACCCTGTGCAACCGCTCGTGCGAACGAAATAAGCTGCGTTTGCCCCACAGACAAATTGGATCCGTTCTTTTCCAAGTGGAAGTCATAACCTTGTGGCAATTGTTCAATAAACTTATCGGCATAAACATAGCGCGCTGCCTGCTCAACCTCAGTTCTAGATAAATGCGTTTTACCCAGCGCGATATTGAATTGGATTGTCTCTTCAAATAAGTGCACGTCTTGCATCATCATTGAGAACAAATGAGCAGAGTCTTCATTAGAGAGCTGCGACAGCTCTATTCCATTCAGTAGAATGCTGCCTTCATAGTCTTGGTAGGTTTTAGAGATTAGACGCAGAATTGTCGACTTGCCCGATCCCGTAGAACCCACAAGCGCGATTTGATGCCCTTTCTCCAATACAAACGAAACATTCTTTAGAACGTAGGGAGAGTCGTCTTTGTAACGGAAGCTCACGTTCTTAAATTCAAGGCTCACAAACTGTTCGAGCTGTTTTTCAACCTTGTTAGATGGCAGCAGGTTGCGCCCTTCCTCTTCAGTCGGCTCAACAAACAGCTCTTCAATATGGTCAAACGCTGCAAATGAACTTTGAATAGAAGCAATCTGCGACGTAAAGTCACGGATCGGAATAAACACTTTTTCTAAGGTGTTGATGAACGCAATTAGCACACCCAAGGTGAGTACCCCTTCTATCACTTGCTCAGAGCCATACCAGATCATAATTGCGATCGTGATTGAGGTAATGCCCGAGATAAACGAGAACAAAATCGCATCGTATTTATTTATTTTCTTCTGTGCTCTCAGAAACTCATCAGTATAGCCTTGGTAGCGTTGTTCGACTTGTTCTTCGGCTCGATACATCTGAACCGTTTTCATACCAAATAAGACTTCTTGTAAAAAGCCAATACCACGAGCGAGCGAAGAACGAGTCACCTTATACAAAGCGCGAAGTCGGTTTCTCACATACACAGTCAAGTACATCACTGGCGGCATGATAATCAACACAATCATCGTTAACTGCCAGTCAATGAAGAACATCATCACCAACAGAGCAATGGTATTGATGCTGTCTTTAACTAGACCTACAACCGACTGAACAAATGTCTCGCCGATGGTTTCCAAGTCACTGGTTAATCGTGAAAGCGTGACGCCAATCGGTGTGTTATCAAAATAGCTGCGTGGCAGTTTAAGCACGCGAGCAAACAACACTGAACGCATGTCGGTTATCGTATATTGACCCGTTTTACGCAGGTTGTATGAATAGATAGTATCCACCACATAACTCGCCACCAGAACTGCGACTAGATAGAAGACGTATTCGAGCAGTCCATCCATATCCCCTTGGCTCAGGTGAACATCGATCACTTGAATAATCAGCCAAGGAAACAACAAACTCGTGATGACAGAAAGAGGAAGCATAGCGATGCCCAGAATCGCAGAACCTTTGTATTTCTTAGCAAACTTAAAAAAGTGCTTGAGGTACTTGAGATCAACACCTTTTAACATGCTGCTGCCTCCGTTTCATTCTGCTGTAGTTGCCATGTATCGTAATAGTAATCACAGGTTTTCAATAACGTAGCGTGGTCGCCCTTCGCGATCACTTTACCTTCGTTCAACACGATGATTTCATCCATATATTCAAGGGCATTAACACGGTGTGAAACCACAAGTACTGATTGATTTTCCAAGCGCTTAAACAAGCCTTCCAAAATCTTACGTTCTGTTTCATAGTCGACAGCCGATAGAACGTTATCCATGATGATCAGATCGGTGGGTTGCAATAAAGCACGCGCAATACTTAAGCGCTGCTTCTGGCCGCCTGACAGCATGATCCCTTTCTCACCGACTAAGGTTTGGTCACCATGCTCAAAACGAGTAACGTCACTCGCCAACTGACTGAGCTCCAACACTTCATCAACCTGACTCTTTGCCAAGTCAGTATCTAAGCTGCCAAAGCGGATATTATCCTCGACGGTTGCTGAAAACAGGAAAGGGTCTTGAGTCACGGTTTTCACGTAACGGCGCAAGTCACTGCGTGAGAAGCTAGTGACATCTCTTTCGCCAAGAAAAACCGAACTTTCTGGTACATCCAAGTGATGGTTCAAGCAGTTCACTAATGTCGTTTTACCCGCTCCGATTCCACCTAGCACACCCACTTTCTTACCAGCAGGAATATCAAAACTGATGTCATCAAGAATCACACGCTCTTCACCCGAATAGCTGAAGCTGAGATTGCGAACGGAAAACGTTTTTCCCTTCAGCGATTCAACATCTAACTCAGTGAGCTTATCTTCATCAAGCTCTGGGACTTTGGCATTAAGAATGGTCTGTGCACTCTGAATACCGACCATGCCACGCTGATAAATGGTCGCAATTCTGCCAAGCTGCATCAATGGCATAGCCAGTAAAACCGAGTAAGTTAGGAAAGCAGTAATCTCACCGAGGGTTAGCTCTTGTCTCATTAACATGTAGCCACCAAGCCCAAGAATGATGATTTTCATCAGGTCATTGGCGTAGTCGAGTACCGGCATAAAGAAGACTTGAATACGTGTAATTTTAAGGCGGCATTCAAGCAATAATTGGTTAAGTTTTTCAGTTTCGGATTTCACCCAAGGTGACATCTGCTGGCTCTTAATCAAATCAATCCCAGACAGGTAACTCATTAGCTGAGCAGACAAGTTTTGTAGACGTTTCATGTGCTCTAAATGCAGTGCTTTCATACGCTTGAAGCCCACACGGAAAATCACAAAAGCAATTGAGATAGGAATAATCGAATACAGTGTGAGTTCTGGCGATATGCGCCACATATAGAGCGGTGTTAATGACAGTGCTAACAACGCATTGAAGAACTGCAGAAATCCCACACCAAACAGCAAACGAATGCCACTGAGGTCATTATTGATGATGGAGATCAGTCTGCCTGACGCAAACATCTGGTGAAAGCTGTTAGGTAAACGGTTTAACTTTTGGAGAAGTGTCGTCTTAAGCGCCGCCTCTGTAATCCGCCCAGGGTTAAGCGCATAGATACGAGACAATATACGCACCACAACCATGGCGACTGACATGCCAACCACAATCCAAACATAGGTTTGAAGCTGCTGATGACCGCTTGAGGAAGCATCATCAATCAGATCTATCGCCAATTGGATATAGCGTGGTATTTCAACTTGAAGCCAATTTACGAGAAAAATGAAAACTATCGCCAACAAATAAGAAGTGCGATTCATACGCAAATAGTGGGCAATAAACTGTCTTTTATTCATGGAATTCTTTCTTTGAGGACGGGTTCGCGGCTGTACCATGGATTCATCAGGAGCTTGGTACATTCTCAGGTTTAAAGGTACACCAAAAAGACATAGTTGACAATATCAACCAAATTTATATTTTAATCGTTCCGTTGTTTTTCAAGGCTACAAAAAGAAAATTTGCCGCCAAAATGGCAGCAAATATTTTAGGTTTGTTAAATGATGAACTTTAAAGGACGACGTCTACCTGCCCATTGTTGATGTCCACTAAACGCTTTACTTCACTTCCCATTGCTGATGGATACCATACTTCTACCCAAACCTTATCAACATGATTTGGAAGAAGCAGTGTCGTTGAAAAATCAATATCCTCATTGATCGGCGTTCTCAACACCTGTGAGGTGTAATCGACAACCTCACCATTAAAATCAGTGTAGATACTCATAAAGCCTCGAGAGCTTTGTGAACTTGCTACGTCAACGCTCACAACAACCTCTCTCTCGGTAGAGAAATCAAAACCTTCCGGTACGGATAGCTCTACCGATTTCAGCGCTTGTTGTACAGGTGCAACGCTAGAGGTAACCGCGTTACTGACCCCAGCAGGAGCGCTACTTGGTGGGGCGACTGAACTTGGCGTTGAAGTGGTTGAACCGCCACCACCTCCGCCGCCACAAGCAGTAAGAAAGACCAAAGTTACACTACTCAGCATTAGTTTAGTTGTATTCATAAATCCTCCTTGATTAATCTTCAGTAGACCACGTTTTGTTGGCGTTAGGGTCCAAGTACCAGGTTGGTTTTGAAGAACCTCCTGAGGTCGCCCATTCAGCAAAGTCTGGGTATGCCTCGCTGATATCGATGTACTCTGATGGATGATTCCATGGCGATGAAATTAAGATACCCCAAGGCATATTTTGCGTAGTTCGATAGTATTTATCACTAGATGGGTCTGAATCGTCTTGCGCGATGCCATAGAAATCACTCACTAACGTGCCACGAGACGTTGGTGGTAGGTCTGCCGTGTGTATTTCTAAGTCTTTACCCGGAGATGTAACGAAGCTATCACCATGGTATTGACCTTCTCCTGCTCCAAAGATGAATGGGTCAAAGCCACTTAATGGCATCAGTGAACTCACTGTCGGCTCGCTTCCAGAAGCAAACGGTAGAGAAATGCTGAACGTCATTTGGTCAGCTTCTAACGTCGGGCTACAAGACGGATTAGTGCGGTGGAACATGCACTCACCGTGAATCGGAAGATCATTTTTTAGGTTCAACGAAGCGACAACAACGAGGTCTCCTCCTGGCGATGCAACATTTTTGTCCTCACCTGTAAACGGCGAGATATTTACTCGAGTCGCGCCATTCTTTTGCACTCGAGCCGTTTGAAGATCAACATCTGACTCATCGAAGCCATCAAGCTTCCATCCTAGTCCATTACCATAAGAAGCACCGTAGGCCATTATGGTTCCAGTAATATCCATTCGAAGCACTGCTTCATCTTTACTTAAAATGGTAGTGCGGTAGTAAACCACGACGTCATTTAAGTCAAAGTCACCAACTTCTGGCCAATTATCTTCAAAGGCCGCTGTATAGTAATTAGAATGTTGAACCGTTGTGCCAGGATCCGTAACGTTGAACACGTAGTCTTCTACTTCCCCGTCACCCACGTATCCATCGCTCGGAATATTAGGGCTGCTCGCTAAACGGAATCGAGTTTGTACAACACCAACGACGGCGTCATCACCAACACGAATAGGAACGACTTGGCTTCCGTCGACAACAGAGTAATTTTTCAGTATTTGCTCGTCATCATCGAAAGTCCCGTCCATATCCCAGTCGGCCCAAGCTTGTAGGTAACCACTACCGACTACGTTGACATTAATTAGACTGTCTAGGCCGATTTCAAGGTTCGTCAGCAATGCAATACCGTCATCATCATTTCCGTCAACATCCAAATCATCGCCGTTTGATGATGCGCCAGGTTGGCCATCAGTATCGGCATCAATACTAGCGCCTAAGTACAGCGTGGAAGAAATCGCATGCTCAGCACCGTTGCTCGCCTGTAATGTTCCATAGCTGTCAGGCGCGTCACCCAAATCAGATTCG from Vibrio splendidus encodes:
- a CDS encoding LruC domain-containing protein — translated: MKYKQIIYLVTAAISVPIYATTVDLDFSNHVEVTNGSSSWAGPTYDGASMHFLNVGTHDGKTIDAKVSSSVFGDATFLFHAPNYKVGATQPSGDIGFLYQTNSAGSAGLIYTFEFYDGTDGLSGTFSVPYTLPEFDMIGYDIDGESVQSEQVRVFKSEGFYSYQLGSASASLTAEESADGTSVLFTGPGTNYSETDTSGAVKFTYKNTSIVTLQFETVTSSSSSFPNPIFSAFDGNWDLSGFTTPIESSDESDLGDAPDSYGTLQASNGAEHAISSTLYLGASIDADTDGQPGASSNGDDLDVDGNDDDGIALLTNLEIGLDSLINVNVVGSGYLQAWADWDMDGTFDDDEQILKNYSVVDGSQVVPIRVGDDAVVGVVQTRFRLASSPNIPSDGYVGDGEVEDYVFNVTDPGTTVQHSNYYTAAFEDNWPEVGDFDLNDVVVYYRTTILSKDEAVLRMDITGTIMAYGASYGNGLGWKLDGFDESDVDLQTARVQKNGATRVNISPFTGEDKNVASPGGDLVVVASLNLKNDLPIHGECMFHRTNPSCSPTLEADQMTFSISLPFASGSEPTVSSLMPLSGFDPFIFGAGEGQYHGDSFVTSPGKDLEIHTADLPPTSRGTLVSDFYGIAQDDSDPSSDKYYRTTQNMPWGILISSPWNHPSEYIDISEAYPDFAEWATSGGSSKPTWYLDPNANKTWSTED
- a CDS encoding cytochrome b, coding for MSRVLHWVMASVIIYATVAGYVMHYVTSHPELFSFLSVLNMSLATIATPLFVVRYVWSHFRSSPTMPLSVPEGQKCVAKLAHSLMYLVMFMVFSTGYLMLKEPYSLFWLVIVNNPITDPAINGFFFYLHRASCIALACLVVLHVCAALKHHFVSRNYVLKMMI
- a CDS encoding ABC transporter ATP-binding protein, which codes for MLKGVDLKYLKHFFKFAKKYKGSAILGIAMLPLSVITSLLFPWLIIQVIDVHLSQGDMDGLLEYVFYLVAVLVASYVVDTIYSYNLRKTGQYTITDMRSVLFARVLKLPRSYFDNTPIGVTLSRLTSDLETIGETFVQSVVGLVKDSINTIALLVMMFFIDWQLTMIVLIIMPPVMYLTVYVRNRLRALYKVTRSSLARGIGFLQEVLFGMKTVQMYRAEEQVEQRYQGYTDEFLRAQKKINKYDAILFSFISGITSITIAIMIWYGSEQVIEGVLTLGVLIAFINTLEKVFIPIRDFTSQIASIQSSFAAFDHIEELFVEPTEEEGRNLLPSNKVEKQLEQFVSLEFKNVSFRYKDDSPYVLKNVSFVLEKGHQIALVGSTGSGKSTILRLISKTYQDYEGSILLNGIELSQLSNEDSAHLFSMMMQDVHLFEETIQFNIALGKTHLSRTEVEQAARYVYADKFIEQLPQGYDFHLEKNGSNLSVGQTQLISFARAVAQGGQLMMLDEATSSVDSITEDLIQKAMQRLFKEKTVIAIAHRLSTVRHSDTILVLEKGEIVEQGNHEQLVAYNGIYAGLLNESIVETGDSQVTVA
- a CDS encoding ABC transporter ATP-binding protein yields the protein MNKRQFIAHYLRMNRTSYLLAIVFIFLVNWLQVEIPRYIQLAIDLIDDASSSGHQQLQTYVWIVVGMSVAMVVVRILSRIYALNPGRITEAALKTTLLQKLNRLPNSFHQMFASGRLISIINNDLSGIRLLFGVGFLQFFNALLALSLTPLYMWRISPELTLYSIIPISIAFVIFRVGFKRMKALHLEHMKRLQNLSAQLMSYLSGIDLIKSQQMSPWVKSETEKLNQLLLECRLKITRIQVFFMPVLDYANDLMKIIILGLGGYMLMRQELTLGEITAFLTYSVLLAMPLMQLGRIATIYQRGMVGIQSAQTILNAKVPELDEDKLTELDVESLKGKTFSVRNLSFSYSGEERVILDDISFDIPAGKKVGVLGGIGAGKTTLVNCLNHHLDVPESSVFLGERDVTSFSRSDLRRYVKTVTQDPFLFSATVEDNIRFGSLDTDLAKSQVDEVLELSQLASDVTRFEHGDQTLVGEKGIMLSGGQKQRLSIARALLQPTDLIIMDNVLSAVDYETERKILEGLFKRLENQSVLVVSHRVNALEYMDEIIVLNEGKVIAKGDHATLLKTCDYYYDTWQLQQNETEAAAC